One genomic segment of Flavobacteriales bacterium includes these proteins:
- a CDS encoding CDP-alcohol phosphatidyltransferase family protein: MAIQYAYSNHLYLASLCILSGAFLDFFDGFFARLLKVSGELGKQLDSLADLITFGVAPSVIVFQLIFLSESQSYFNESEFSYIAYIAFLIPLFSAYRLAKFNIDTNQSDAFIGLPTPANALFFISIPIATHFDNEGVLLEFLSQKIILIGFVIGLCWLMVSNINFIALKFKSFSWKGNESRFILVGISVILLLLFYFVAVPIIILLYTVLSLINNPRK; this comes from the coding sequence TTGGCTATTCAGTACGCTTATTCTAACCACTTATATTTGGCTTCACTTTGTATTTTAAGTGGTGCTTTTCTTGACTTTTTTGATGGCTTCTTCGCTAGACTACTTAAGGTTAGTGGCGAACTCGGAAAACAACTCGATAGTCTTGCAGATTTAATCACTTTTGGTGTAGCTCCAAGTGTAATTGTGTTCCAACTTATTTTCTTGTCCGAATCACAATCGTATTTTAATGAATCTGAATTTAGTTACATTGCCTATATCGCTTTTTTAATCCCTTTATTTTCAGCATACAGACTAGCAAAGTTTAATATTGACACTAATCAGTCAGACGCATTTATTGGGCTTCCAACACCAGCAAACGCTTTGTTTTTTATATCTATCCCTATTGCTACACACTTCGATAATGAGGGAGTTTTATTAGAATTTTTGTCGCAAAAAATAATTTTAATTGGCTTTGTTATTGGCTTGTGCTGGCTAATGGTATCAAATATAAACTTCATAGCACTTAAGTTTAAGTCATTCAGTTGGAAGGGTAACGAATCACGATTTATCTTAGTTGGAATAAGTGTAATATTATTATTGCTTTTCTATTTTGTAGCTGTGCCAATTATTATACTTTTGTATACAGTATTATCGCTCATTAATAATCCAAGAAAATGA